The Petrocella atlantisensis genome has a window encoding:
- a CDS encoding Na+/H+ antiporter subunit E: MKYIRPYWDTALALLLLWCIMNGSFGLSTLISGSIASLITVIMVRLLFSNNDHVKNYRVPLYLFLWFFFVLIYQIIKSAISTVISISKNNIDPVIIELDTSINNHWFQCLVANSITLTPGTVTIDKTDHHLVILWLYPTTHDKKAQAGAIFGPFERILKRGDNY; this comes from the coding sequence ATGAAGTATATACGACCGTATTGGGACACTGCGCTTGCCCTTTTACTTTTATGGTGTATTATGAACGGTTCCTTTGGACTATCTACTCTCATATCGGGTTCTATTGCCTCGCTTATTACCGTCATCATGGTGCGACTTTTATTCTCTAATAATGATCATGTTAAAAATTATCGTGTCCCCCTCTATCTTTTCTTGTGGTTTTTTTTCGTCTTAATTTATCAAATCATCAAATCTGCCATCTCGACAGTCATCTCAATATCAAAAAATAATATAGATCCAGTGATTATTGAACTCGACACATCTATCAATAACCACTGGTTTCAATGTCTTGTGGCAAATAGTATAACCTTAACACCAGGTACGGTTACCATTGATAAGACCGATCACCATCTCGTGATATTATGGCTCTATCCAACCACCCATGATAAAAAAGCACAGGCTGGTGCTATCTTTGGTCCTTTTGAAAGGATACTTAAGAGAGGAGACAACTACTAA
- a CDS encoding DUF5711 family protein yields the protein MMTIDKKKSRPIIFFLALLIFVLIYGLFIRPNYHLINRGTIYLEAIGSGKLDTLKGSHITTMSDGYYIATREGLTKYTFDQKSVWNKSYHLNELLFLVEAPYMAVVNITGKEAYIFDGDGNIATIKTNHNIVSGSLNEVGFLALILEEDNKHFINMYDYQGKVVVERRTIFKEDGFPISVAVAKDASRMMTSHLDVTQHVIESMITFLDFSGKGEEFTDRVVGHERLNGTLAARINFLDNEHAVVIGDNLLSFYYIDPLPELIKSIPLDVEIEEVDALNEQLILKFGEALNPEGEVLSQKVMVFSKKGEIEIELTFEEPVTNLSTQEDALFVIQGSRVMKYIGKRKVWETNLHKDVISIYEISNNRYLIEYEYDFEILKLKDI from the coding sequence ATGATGACGATAGATAAAAAAAAATCTAGGCCTATTATATTTTTTCTGGCATTGTTAATCTTTGTATTGATTTATGGCCTGTTTATACGTCCAAACTATCATTTAATTAACAGGGGTACAATATATCTAGAAGCTATTGGGTCTGGAAAACTGGACACACTCAAAGGATCTCATATAACAACCATGTCTGATGGTTACTATATTGCAACAAGAGAAGGCTTAACCAAATACACTTTTGATCAAAAGAGTGTTTGGAATAAGTCTTATCATCTGAATGAGCTCCTTTTTCTTGTTGAAGCACCTTATATGGCAGTGGTGAATATAACTGGGAAAGAAGCTTATATTTTTGATGGTGATGGAAATATTGCAACCATTAAGACAAATCACAATATTGTTAGTGGCAGCCTGAATGAAGTTGGTTTTTTAGCTCTGATTTTAGAAGAAGACAATAAGCATTTTATAAATATGTACGATTATCAAGGTAAAGTGGTTGTTGAAAGAAGAACTATTTTTAAAGAAGATGGATTTCCTATTTCTGTTGCGGTTGCAAAAGATGCATCACGCATGATGACTTCCCACTTAGATGTCACACAGCATGTTATTGAGTCCATGATTACCTTTTTAGATTTTTCCGGTAAGGGCGAAGAATTTACTGACCGTGTGGTTGGGCATGAACGCCTTAATGGGACTTTAGCAGCTAGAATCAATTTTTTGGATAATGAGCATGCAGTTGTTATAGGGGACAATCTTCTATCTTTTTATTATATTGATCCCTTACCTGAGCTTATTAAGTCCATACCTCTCGATGTAGAAATTGAAGAGGTAGATGCTTTAAATGAGCAATTGATTCTAAAATTTGGCGAAGCGCTTAACCCTGAAGGGGAGGTTCTAAGTCAAAAAGTCATGGTTTTTTCAAAAAAAGGTGAAATTGAAATTGAACTAACATTTGAAGAACCGGTGACCAATCTATCCACGCAAGAGGATGCACTTTTTGTGATTCAAGGGTCTCGTGTTATGAAATACATCGGAAAACGCAAAGTCTGGGAAACTAATTTGCACAAGGATGTAATAAGTATATATGAAATTAGTAATAACCGATATTTAATTGAATATGAATATGACTTTGAGATACTTAAACTAAAAGATATTTAG
- a CDS encoding sensor histidine kinase: MKTIRGKLFIAFLGLVLIIFLILWLSMEFFIEPYYYRQKVTTMQKTIQQIETIIQVSPSPIDRIQDFEYLGYNFEGKISIYDAEAGIVISDEDVLKYSKGKIIKNIEVNGVKAYVLETNYPVKETRWLVYSERLSSDGVVMLQIPITAMDQTIEAISAFMNYVGIIILIIAMLMAGVISTNMTRPIKRLTLMANELRQLKFDVQYEEDRKDEIGELGATFNALATRLDATIKALQYELSKEKALDVLRKEFVAQVSHELQTPLSIIHGYIEALEDGVVESEEERKDYYKIIYEESDKMSHMIKDLLQLSELEAGTFSITKEDMDLKEFFDHIQEAYQTLLIQSDKSLHYKSLKTSVMFKGDRIKLEQAIRNILNNAIKYADKGSEIGFETSLVDRCVTVTISNAGPFIEDEDIPKIFGSFYKGKNSEGKEGTGIGLAVAGKVFDHHRISYFVRNTSDGVKFIIRFPLDEI, from the coding sequence ATGAAAACAATTAGGGGTAAGTTATTTATAGCTTTTTTAGGACTAGTCCTTATTATTTTTTTGATTTTGTGGTTGAGTATGGAGTTTTTTATTGAACCTTATTACTACAGACAGAAAGTAACTACTATGCAAAAAACCATACAACAGATTGAAACCATTATTCAAGTGAGTCCATCACCCATAGACAGAATTCAAGATTTTGAATACTTAGGTTATAATTTTGAAGGTAAAATCAGTATATATGACGCAGAAGCAGGTATTGTTATATCGGATGAGGATGTGTTAAAATATTCAAAGGGAAAAATTATAAAAAACATTGAAGTGAATGGAGTTAAGGCCTACGTCCTTGAGACCAACTATCCGGTCAAAGAAACACGGTGGCTCGTCTATAGTGAACGTCTTTCAAGTGACGGTGTCGTCATGTTACAAATTCCGATAACGGCAATGGACCAGACGATAGAAGCCATTAGTGCCTTTATGAATTATGTGGGTATCATTATCTTGATTATTGCGATGTTGATGGCAGGTGTTATATCTACAAATATGACCCGTCCCATTAAAAGACTCACATTAATGGCAAATGAGCTACGTCAACTCAAATTTGATGTGCAATATGAAGAAGATAGAAAAGATGAGATTGGAGAATTAGGCGCCACCTTCAATGCGTTGGCCACGAGGCTCGACGCCACAATTAAAGCATTACAATATGAATTAAGTAAAGAAAAGGCGTTGGATGTTCTTAGAAAAGAATTCGTAGCTCAAGTATCACATGAACTTCAAACACCGTTGTCTATTATTCACGGTTATATTGAAGCCCTTGAAGACGGTGTTGTTGAATCTGAGGAAGAGCGTAAAGATTACTATAAGATTATATATGAAGAAAGTGATAAGATGAGTCATATGATAAAAGACTTGTTACAGTTATCAGAGCTTGAAGCAGGTACTTTTTCTATTACAAAAGAAGACATGGATTTAAAAGAGTTTTTCGATCATATACAGGAAGCCTATCAAACCCTTCTGATTCAATCTGACAAAAGTCTTCATTATAAATCATTAAAAACCTCAGTCATGTTTAAGGGCGATCGGATTAAGTTGGAACAAGCTATAAGAAATATTCTAAATAATGCGATCAAATATGCTGATAAGGGGTCAGAAATAGGGTTTGAAACGTCACTGGTGGATCGTTGTGTGACGGTTACCATAAGTAATGCCGGACCATTCATAGAGGATGAAGATATTCCAAAGATATTTGGAAGCTTTTATAAAGGTAAGAACAGTGAAGGAAAAGAAGGAACGGGTATAGGACTTGCGGTTGCAGGTAAGGTATTTGATCACCACCGGATCAGTTATTTTGTACGCAATACATCCGATGGCGTCAAATTCATCATAAGATTCCCGTTAGATGAAATATAG
- the mnhG gene encoding monovalent cation/H(+) antiporter subunit G: MALHEILGMVFITIGILFIIIGIFGLYRYKDFYTRASVSSLIDSAGFLFISFGIILYKGISTFSLKIFFLILLTLLLNPLASHFTVRGAYLSGHRPRKEH; encoded by the coding sequence ATGGCACTTCATGAAATCTTAGGTATGGTTTTTATTACCATTGGTATCCTATTTATAATCATTGGTATATTCGGTTTATATCGTTATAAAGATTTTTATACGCGTGCAAGTGTTTCATCCTTAATTGATAGTGCAGGCTTTTTGTTCATATCCTTTGGTATCATTTTGTATAAGGGAATATCTACTTTTTCATTAAAAATATTTTTTTTAATTTTGTTAACCTTACTGCTCAACCCCTTAGCCAGCCATTTTACTGTTAGAGGTGCCTATTTAAGTGGTCATAGACCTAGGAAGGAGCACTGA
- a CDS encoding Na(+)/H(+) antiporter subunit B, with protein sequence MLYIVLFLMIVFAIASIQTSSLRHAVIYLCVFSLLCSFAYVLYQAPDVAMAEAVIGCTLSTVLYLVAIKKYRVFRVYYSGHVTLLEKQPEFNVLKNNLTTMMDNFLREHELELDLIDTKETFDEIHGNHDYDVIVEHDNKGITMFGSQSNYLYDGLVTYLIDHNAFDIDYEYILEEEGDELL encoded by the coding sequence ATGCTGTACATTGTTCTATTCTTGATGATTGTTTTCGCCATAGCATCCATTCAAACCAGCAGTTTGAGACATGCCGTTATTTACTTATGCGTCTTCTCGTTACTATGTTCTTTTGCTTATGTGCTCTATCAGGCCCCTGATGTCGCTATGGCAGAGGCTGTTATCGGTTGTACTTTGTCAACCGTTTTGTATCTGGTTGCCATAAAAAAATACCGTGTTTTTCGCGTATATTATTCTGGACATGTTACTTTACTTGAAAAACAACCTGAATTTAATGTTCTTAAAAATAATCTCACAACAATGATGGACAACTTTTTAAGAGAGCATGAGCTTGAACTCGATTTGATAGACACTAAAGAAACCTTTGATGAGATCCATGGTAATCATGATTATGACGTCATAGTTGAGCATGACAATAAGGGCATAACTATGTTCGGTTCCCAGTCTAATTATCTCTATGACGGATTGGTAACCTATCTTATTGATCATAATGCTTTTGATATTGATTACGAGTACATTCTTGAGGAAGAAGGGGATGAACTTCTATGA
- a CDS encoding CvpA family protein, with product MNTLDIILIAIILFCAINGMIKGFVKTLFGLTSTIVALVLTLLISPQVSGLIINNTSFDQMIGEKTVELLKIENLMGDQDTELEEVIVSGAINLPGNILRFLEKNNTPEINEKLEANGLGDYISGSIATMAVNAFVFLIVFLIVSLLLNAVVIVLDILTRLPIVKSMNKLGGFAVGLVIGILIVWVTTMSLSFIISIQATETLSELIENSIFTKLFYYNNPIQYFIMNLGNALK from the coding sequence ATGAATACATTAGACATAATACTCATAGCCATCATTCTTTTTTGCGCTATAAATGGAATGATTAAAGGCTTTGTAAAAACTTTATTTGGACTAACGTCTACTATAGTGGCATTAGTATTGACCTTATTAATCTCACCGCAAGTCAGTGGGTTGATTATAAACAATACTTCATTTGACCAAATGATTGGTGAAAAAACGGTAGAACTGCTTAAGATAGAGAATTTGATGGGTGACCAGGATACAGAGTTGGAAGAAGTCATTGTATCCGGAGCTATTAATTTACCTGGAAACATTTTAAGATTTCTTGAAAAAAACAATACACCCGAGATCAATGAAAAATTAGAAGCCAATGGATTAGGTGATTATATTAGTGGTTCCATTGCTACAATGGCAGTTAATGCCTTTGTTTTTCTGATTGTATTTTTGATTGTGTCCCTCTTGTTAAATGCTGTGGTGATAGTTTTAGATATTTTAACACGGCTTCCGATTGTTAAATCCATGAACAAGTTGGGTGGGTTTGCTGTTGGGCTTGTGATTGGTATCCTTATTGTATGGGTGACGACGATGTCACTATCTTTTATTATATCGATTCAGGCTACAGAAACTTTGTCAGAATTAATAGAAAACTCGATTTTTACAAAACTCTTCTATTATAATAATCCAATACAGTATTTTATTATGAATTTGGGTAACGCGTTGAAGTAA
- a CDS encoding transcription repressor NadR, giving the protein MDGLERRDRIMEVLRESTQAITGTQMAKMFEVSRQVIVQDIALLRAQGVEIISTSEGYRIYKVKTDTYKRVFCVKHPEDAIEDELYIVVDNGGLLLNTIVSHLAYGEISVDMHLGSRRQVNDFLIRTLSKEFVPLMTLTKGNHYHTVEAKSESILDVIENELRQKGYLVEE; this is encoded by the coding sequence ATGGATGGATTAGAAAGAAGAGATAGGATTATGGAAGTCTTGAGGGAAAGTACCCAAGCTATAACGGGGACACAAATGGCCAAGATGTTTGAAGTCAGTCGTCAGGTCATTGTGCAGGACATAGCCCTGCTGAGAGCACAAGGGGTCGAAATCATATCCACTTCTGAAGGGTATCGGATTTATAAGGTTAAAACAGATACCTATAAGAGAGTTTTTTGTGTAAAACATCCCGAAGATGCTATCGAGGATGAACTCTATATTGTAGTAGACAATGGCGGTTTATTGTTAAACACCATAGTGAGTCATCTGGCATATGGTGAGATATCAGTGGATATGCATCTAGGTTCAAGAAGACAAGTGAACGATTTTCTAATAAGAACCTTAAGTAAAGAGTTTGTTCCACTTATGACGCTAACAAAAGGCAATCATTATCATACAGTAGAGGCAAAATCAGAAAGTATATTAGACGTTATAGAAAATGAGTTACGCCAAAAGGGGTATCTTGTAGAAGAATAA
- a CDS encoding monovalent cation/H+ antiporter complex subunit F, with amino-acid sequence MSYLMYALLLLSLLCLLRVLIGPTIWDRILGFNLFSAIFILIILLYTVTENQSYLIDVALVYTLLGFISIVFITRFLQKKGDI; translated from the coding sequence ATGTCATATTTGATGTATGCTTTGTTACTCTTGTCATTACTATGTCTTCTTCGGGTGCTTATTGGTCCAACCATTTGGGACCGCATTCTAGGCTTTAATCTTTTTTCAGCTATATTTATTCTTATCATTTTACTTTATACTGTCACTGAAAACCAGTCCTATCTAATAGATGTGGCTTTGGTTTACACCCTTCTTGGTTTTATTAGTATTGTATTTATTACAAGGTTCTTGCAAAAGAAAGGGGATATATAA
- a CDS encoding response regulator transcription factor has translation MYQINILIVEDEEKLRKLIKKYLFLEGFHVHEASNGVEALKIFDTETIDLVVLDVMMPFKNGYEVSKEIRKTSQVPIIMLTARSAEDDKLQGFEVGIDDYVTKPFSTRELMARIKALLKRTNVTSTNEKMQFGVLSIDTGARRILVDGEDMTFSPKEYDCLMYFVDNANQALSREQILNRVWGFDYFGDDRTVDTVIKRLRKKMGVEGDRIQTVRGVGYRFEV, from the coding sequence ATGTATCAGATAAACATTCTGATTGTTGAGGATGAAGAAAAATTAAGAAAGCTTATAAAAAAATATTTGTTTTTAGAAGGATTTCATGTTCATGAAGCTTCTAACGGTGTAGAAGCGCTAAAAATCTTTGATACTGAAACCATTGATTTAGTGGTTCTGGATGTCATGATGCCTTTTAAGAACGGCTATGAAGTGAGTAAAGAAATTCGAAAAACAAGTCAAGTTCCGATTATTATGTTAACGGCAAGGTCAGCAGAAGACGATAAACTTCAAGGATTTGAGGTTGGTATTGATGACTATGTCACAAAGCCTTTTAGTACGAGAGAGTTGATGGCAAGGATAAAAGCTTTGTTAAAAAGAACCAACGTAACTTCCACTAATGAAAAAATGCAATTTGGTGTATTGTCGATTGATACAGGTGCAAGACGCATATTGGTTGATGGAGAAGATATGACGTTCAGCCCAAAAGAATATGATTGCTTAATGTACTTCGTAGACAATGCCAATCAAGCACTATCAAGGGAACAGATACTTAATAGAGTTTGGGGATTTGATTATTTCGGAGACGATCGGACAGTGGATACGGTTATAAAACGACTAAGAAAGAAAATGGGCGTTGAAGGTGATCGTATACAAACCGTAAGAGGTGTAGGCTATAGGTTTGAGGTGTAA
- a CDS encoding glycogen synthase yields the protein MADKLNVLYVSPEIVPYAATGGLADVAEALPYALMAQNVETTRVMPKFKGISENFPIKKSFSFIVEAGGKANVADVYYLVEGGLTTYFIGNDDYFNRDTFYGYDDDGERFGFFCKATLEMLMFLDLKPDIIHLNDWQTALIGLLLKEEYSNLDFYNKIKIIFTIHNLQYQGVFERDTLDALNLSPRYFKVEAIEYYGKICFMKAGIVYGDLVTTVSKTYANEIQTPWFGYGLDGILRKYSYKIRGIVNGIYYDKYDPETDPALLLNFGASNFRTQRLEHKKLVQKKVDLPQKNVPLFGVVTRLAEQKGIDLIIYAMEQLLHEDVQFMILGSGDKYYEKRLKELMEEYPDKVNVTIQFDQKHARQIYGACDFFLMPSLFEPCGLSQLYSLRYGAVPIVRKTGGLVDTIVDYTDNPEEGTGFIFKNYNGQDFELSIRRAISYFYNKDTWELLVERGMNKRFSWENSASHYIESYNDLMQ from the coding sequence ATGGCGGATAAGCTAAATGTTTTGTATGTTTCACCGGAAATCGTTCCATATGCTGCGACCGGCGGCTTGGCTGACGTTGCGGAAGCCTTACCTTATGCCCTTATGGCTCAAAATGTTGAAACAACGAGGGTCATGCCAAAATTCAAAGGAATCAGTGAAAACTTTCCTATAAAAAAATCCTTTAGCTTTATCGTAGAAGCTGGTGGTAAGGCCAATGTAGCAGATGTATATTACTTAGTAGAGGGCGGTCTAACCACGTACTTTATTGGTAATGATGACTACTTTAACCGTGATACTTTCTATGGTTACGATGATGACGGTGAACGTTTTGGTTTCTTCTGTAAAGCTACTTTAGAAATGCTGATGTTTCTAGATTTAAAGCCGGACATCATTCATTTGAATGACTGGCAAACAGCTTTAATCGGTTTACTGTTAAAAGAAGAATATTCTAACCTTGATTTCTATAATAAAATCAAGATTATTTTTACCATACACAATTTACAATATCAAGGTGTTTTTGAAAGAGATACACTTGATGCACTTAATTTATCACCTAGATATTTCAAGGTTGAAGCCATAGAATATTATGGTAAAATTTGCTTTATGAAAGCGGGAATTGTCTATGGTGATTTAGTGACGACTGTTAGTAAAACATATGCAAATGAGATTCAGACACCTTGGTTTGGCTATGGGCTGGATGGTATTCTTAGAAAGTATAGCTATAAAATAAGAGGTATTGTAAACGGCATTTATTATGATAAGTATGATCCTGAAACAGACCCTGCTTTATTGTTGAATTTTGGAGCATCAAACTTTAGAACACAGCGTTTGGAGCATAAAAAATTGGTGCAGAAAAAAGTGGATTTGCCTCAAAAAAATGTACCATTATTTGGGGTCGTTACTAGACTTGCAGAGCAAAAAGGGATTGATTTGATTATTTATGCCATGGAACAGCTTTTACATGAAGATGTACAATTCATGATTTTAGGTTCTGGTGACAAATATTATGAAAAACGTTTAAAAGAATTGATGGAAGAATATCCAGATAAAGTCAATGTCACCATCCAGTTTGATCAAAAGCATGCGAGACAGATTTACGGTGCTTGTGATTTCTTTTTAATGCCTTCACTTTTCGAACCTTGCGGTCTATCTCAACTTTATAGCTTAAGGTACGGCGCTGTTCCAATCGTTCGTAAGACAGGTGGTTTGGTGGATACAATAGTGGACTATACTGATAATCCTGAAGAAGGAACCGGTTTTATATTTAAGAATTATAATGGACAAGATTTTGAACTAAGCATAAGAAGAGCAATCAGTTATTTTTATAATAAAGACACTTGGGAACTGTTGGTTGAACGTGGCATGAACAAGCGATTTTCTTGGGAAAATTCTGCCAGTCATTACATTGAATCTTATAATGATCTGATGCAATAA